Below is a window of Brachyspira pilosicoli DNA.
CTATAAACATCTTCGCCATTATACTGAGCTATATGATCAATACCCTGCCCCATATCAATATTCATACCTAATGGCACATTAAGTATAAACTCGAATCCGCTTGCTGCGAATGCTGATGTGCTTAATGCTGCTGCTAATACAGCTGTGAATAATAATTTTTTTAAGTGTTTCATAACAAACCCCTTATTAATATTTTTTTATTTATAACAATTAAAGATTTACTAACCTTTAATAAATTATCAAATGTTAAAATATGTTTATCTATATTAAATATATTTACTCTTTATTCAATCTAATCAATCAATAAACTATGTACCTAAGTATGGTTAGGTAGTATTTTTATTCTCATTTATAATGCTATAAAACTGTTTAGAGAATTTTTTCCTGTCAAAAGAATTATTGTCATAAGAATTGTATAAACTCAAAAGTATTAAAGATAATAACAATACACTTAATTCATCAGGATTTAAATTGCTGCTTTTATAATCATTTAATATAGTGTTTAAATACTTATCATTAAAAGTTTCTTTAAAATCATCATCATTAATGTTAAATATATTTTTTACTTCATTGCATATAGAACTTACTAATTCATCTTCTATATGTTTTATGTTTTTTACAATGTATTTCATTTTCATAAGCAACTCCTTATTTTTTATTAATTTTGATAAAAAAAGTATTTCAAAAGATTTATTTTCAAAAACAACCTTTTCTATCTCTCTTATTTCAAACCCATAGGATTTTAATTTCACTATTTCTTTTACAATATCAAGATGCTCCATTATGTAGTATCTGCTTTCTGTTCTAATCATTCCCCTCTCAACTCTATATGCAGGAAGAAGCTCTTTATTGTCCCATTCCCTAAGTAAATTAATACTCATATTTTTTATATTGTTATCTTCTAAAAGATTTAAAAATTCTCCTATAGACATTAATCTTTTTTTGCTTTTCAAAATAAATGAATATTTTGGCAAAGCATATTTTTTATTCTTTATAAAATAATACACATCAAAAGCATTTATATTTCTTTTGGCATTTTTATCTATATTGTTGTTTTCATCTCTTCTTGCCATTTTACACTTACCTTATTCGCACAAAATTAAAAAGTTATAATCATAGAACCATTAGCTGTTTTTTTATTTAGTTTGTATTTGTATCCGAAATATTTATATTTTTTAGCTTGTCTTAAAACAACATATTTCAAAACAGGTTTTTTATTTTCGCTATGAAGCCCTCTTCCGAATACTATTTCCATATTAATGTTTAGATTATCATCAAATAATATTTTCAATATGCATAATACCTTTAATAAATTTGTGAAATAGCTTCTAGCTTCTTTTGCACTTTTTCTATGTAAATCAATGAATAAATTCATTATATAATCTCCTTATTATAAATATTAATTTTTCTTTTCACCTAACCATCATTACATATAAACTTTTTACATAATGATTTCTAAACTTTAAGCCGCCCCAAACTAGTAAATAATTTGAGGCAGCCGAAGAAATAAATTTTATTTCTTCTGATTAGGGTTCATCTGTTTTCCTCTATTACCCTGATTTTTGTCATAAGTAATATTGGTTCCAGATGTACCTTTGTTTGGATTTGAAATATCCGCATTATGATTTGGTTTTTTACTCATATCGAGCCTCCTTTATAAAAATGATATTTAGTTAGATATGTGTTTTTTATCTAACCATAGTTATATATTAGGCTCTTTATATGTTTTTATCATTTGACATATTTGTATGGATGTCAATAGAGAATTTTTTTTTTGATTTTTTTAAATATTTTTTATAGGAATTTCTATTTGTTTATATATATCATAGAAATTATTGATTTTTTTTATTATGTCTTCTATTTTATCATAGCTTAATTTGTATTCTTCTTCTAAAAATGAGTGGAATAATTTATTTAAAAGATTATATGAATTGTGAATATATTCTAATTTTTTATTATTTAATTCTATCTCTTTTTTTATTAATTTGTATACTTTAAATTGTTTTATATTTTCAAATTGTTTTATATTTTCAAATTGTTTTATATTTTCTTCTATATCCGCAAATTTATCTTTAATTTGATAAAAAATAAAATTTAATAAATTTATCGTCTTTATGTCTTTAGATGAATTGAAATTGTTAATAATTTTATGCAAATATTCAATAACTTTTTCAAACTCAGAAACAATGCTTTTTATTTTTGTAATTTCTTTTTTTATTGATTGATATACTTCAAAGTTTTTTATATTTTCTTCTATATTTATAAATTTTTCTTCATCTTCAATTAAACCGCAAATATAATTTATTAATTCTTCTAACTTAAAACAATTATATTTTTTATACTCTTCATAATCAATAATATTAATAAAATATAAATTATTAAGCATTCTATTAAACTTATTAATATCATTTTTTATCTTTTCAAATTCTTCTTTATAAAAAATTCCAAAATTCAATATCATATTATCTGGATTTTTTTCTATCTCTTCTTTTATTTCTATCCTAGTTTTTATATAATCTTTTTCATCTCTATGATATCCTACAATATTGTATGCA
It encodes the following:
- a CDS encoding MerR family transcriptional regulator, whose product is MARRDENNNIDKNAKRNINAFDVYYFIKNKKYALPKYSFILKSKKRLMSIGEFLNLLEDNNIKNMSINLLREWDNKELLPAYRVERGMIRTESRYYIMEHLDIVKEIVKLKSYGFEIREIEKVVFENKSFEILFLSKLIKNKELLMKMKYIVKNIKHIEDELVSSICNEVKNIFNINDDDFKETFNDKYLNTILNDYKSSNLNPDELSVLLLSLILLSLYNSYDNNSFDRKKFSKQFYSIINENKNTT